TTATTTCGTATAATAATTATAATCCAATTTGATTATAACCCTTTCGAttattgcagggtcggcgttcgatcccctaaGGTCATATGGTGGTTGGGTGCCGTTCATTCACTCtagcctcatattccagctccttgtcctaatttcccagctccttgtcctaatttcccagctccttgtcttcatatcccagctccttgtcctcatatcccagctccttgttctcatatcccagctccttgtcctaatttcccagctccttgtcttcatatcccagctccttgtcctcatatcccagctccttgttctcatatcccagctccttgtcctcatatcccagctccttgtcctaatttcccagctccttgtcttcatatcccagctccttgtcttcatatcccagctccttgttctcatatcccagctccttgtcctcatatcccagcttcttgtcctcatatcccagctccttgtcctcatatcccagctccttgtcctcatatcccagctccttgtcttcatatcccagctccttgtcctcatatcccagctccttgttctcatattccagctccttgttctcatatcccagctccttgtcctcatatcccagctccttgtcctcatatcccagctccttgtcctcatatcccagctccttgtcctcatatcccagctccttgtcctcatatcccagctccttgtcctcatatcccagctccttgtcctcatatcccagctcctggccctcatatcccagctccttgccctcatatcccagctccttgtcttcatatcccagctccttgccctcatatcccagctccttgtcctcatatcccacctcctggctctcatatcccagctccttgccctcatatcccagctccttgtcttcatatccccgctccttgccctcatatcccagctccttgtcctcatatcccagctcctggtcctcatatcccagctccttgccctcatatcccagctccttgtcctcatatcccagctccttttcctcatatcccagctccttgtcctcatatcccagctccttgtcctcatatcccagctccttgtcctcatatcccagctccttgtcttcatatcccagctccttgtcctcatatcccagctccttgtcctcatatcccagctccttgtcctcatatcccagctccttgtcctcatatcccagctcctggccctcatatcccagctccttgccctcatatcccagctcattgtcttcatatcccagctccttgccctcatatcccagctccttgtcctcatatcccagctcctggccctcatatcccagctccttgccctcatatcccagctccttgtcttcatatcccagctccttgccctcatatcccagctccttgtcctcatatcccagctccttgtcctcatatcccagctcctggccctcatatcccagcatcttgtccacatatcccttcAAAGTCTTATAAACTCATAATGCTaagtgctttctcctcataatttcctcacCTTACctctctcctcataattacctcaccttacctctctcctcataattacctcaccttaccttctcataattacctcaccttacctctctcctcataattacctcaccttaccttctcataattacctcaccATACCTCTCTCCTCATAATTGCCTCACTTTACTCCTCTTTCGCATAAATTgatatccaatatatattttgtatataattttCCAGTTGGCTGGAAGCAACAGTGTGTGTGATCAAGCTCCCCACAAGCATACCCTGGCCCCTAGCCTGGGCTTGGAGAGTAAAGGAACTGTCAGAACCCACTCGAGGTATACTCAAGggacactccaggtatactcaagggacactccaggtatactcaagggacactccaggtatactcaagggacactccaggtatactcaagggacactccaggtatactcaagggacactccaggtatactcaagggacactccaggtatactcaagGGACACTCCAGGTATACTTAAGGTATACTCAAACTTTTCTCCAGGTATTAATGATAAATCTTCAGTTCGTTCCTTGGTAGTGAGTACTCTCTGAAGCTTTCCTtggcttctgagtactctctgaagcTTTCCTTGGCTTATGAGTACTCTGAAGCTTTCCTTGGTTTCTGAGTGCTCTCTGAAGCTTTGCTTGGTttctgagtactctctgaagcTTTGCTTGGTAtctgagtactctctgaagctttccttggcttctgagtactctctgaagcTTTAATTGGCTTCAGAGTACTCTCTGAAGCTTTGCTtggcttctgagtactctctaaagctttccttggcttctgagtactctctgaagcTTTAATTGGCTTCAGAGTACTCTCTGAAGCTTTGCTtggcttctgagtactctctaaagctttccttggcttctgagtactctctgaagcTTTCTTCGAGGCTTCAAGGAAGTACTCTAAGGATAAGATGTTGCTATAACGCTTACAGACACGAGCACACGCACTCaagcgccccacagacacacgcactcaAGTGCCCTACAGACACACGCactcaagtgccccacagacacacgcactcaagcgccccacagacacacgcactcaagcgccccacagacacacgcactcaagagccccacagacacacgcaatcaagcgccccacagacacacgcactcaAGTGCCCTACAGACACACGCactcaagtgccccacagacacacgcactcaagcgccccacagacacacgcactcaagcgccccacagacacacgcactcaagagccccacagacacacgcaatcaagcgccccacagacacacgcacaagtgccccacagacacacgcaatcaagcgccccacagacacacacacaagtgccccacagacacacacacaagtgccccacagacacacgcactcaagagccccacagacacacgcaatcaagtgccccacagacacacacacaagtgccccacagacacacgtacaagtgccccacagacacacgcaatcaagcgccccacagacacacacacaagtgccccacagacacacacacaagtgccccacagacacacacacaagtgccccacagacacacacacaagtgccccacagacacacacacaagtgccccacagacacacacacaagtgccccacagacacacacacaagcgccccacagagacacacacaagtgccccacaggcacacacacaagtgccccacagacacacacacaagtgccccacagacacacacacaagtgccccacagacacgcacacacaagtgccccacagacacacacacaagtgccccacagacacgcacacaagtgccccacagacacacacacaagtgccccacagacacgcacacaagtgccccacagacacgcacacaagtgccccacagacacacacacaagtgccccacagacacacaaagtgccccacagacacacacacacaagtgccccacagacacacacacaagtgccccacagacacacacacaagtgccccacagacacacacacaagtgtcccacagacacgcacactgtaacaaactaggctgtccaagagtcacccggccgacgcctcacgtcactaacgaggttgtcagggccagcgagctgtccacattatagcagtcaccggaggtgccatacaacgccggggtagctgtctcaagatcaccactacccacctgctgcgtcatcaagactgcagccattccagcagtgttggaggagaggtcaagaaatggaagcacgtagcagtactcaagaatttcgccggaagattaatgattacgtcatctgaagtaacgagaaagcggaagtaaggcggtcacaggtggaaggcacggtttccctacagagtaccgggactcgccaatagaaggtcgcaaaattgtttcctttggcctaaagtcggcggtacgagggtatacacagttggtgtttacggcctagtaacctggtgacatcaagaaacgcctgagatgacgtgagcaatgatggaagacgagattcacctgttctgcaaacaagcaacccgcctctacgaccttctgacaccactcctgctaagagacaccgttggtacatccagtcctgctctgctgtggtcatctgcgccgtcaagtttaacatcaagactgccgtgtgaactgtgattgatatgaaggcgtgtggactgtcgagagcaagattaatggccgaagtaacagtattctacagctgtcacttggcactcagctctactacactctgtcgtcattcaggagtaccggatgggagtacaagaggaccaggtattgatgtctacacatggggagaagcaagatcgacaccgtcatcgtcagcgactacattcagcatccagcagcatcgatttttttttcgattactcaatatgaacaattgatacaaaacaacaaagttggctctgaacatctgtgtaaagaacatctggacacttttgtttaaatgttgaaaaacagagttagaatcacaatcctttttttaaatgttgaaaaacaagatttaaaataataattctggtataatatatgaattttactctatgaattggtcagtaatcaatatcgaagccctgtgtaattgtctcagcccagaacaaacggttatggaaaattatgttgtgctattttttttcagaatgtttgaacacaggagaggcggaccaatataaacattgacacttctagtgagtgagaacacttggctgtacagtcagctgaaacctgtgatatagtataggaattttttttatatttttagatacatgtaataaacgttaggtgtgttccttagcatgtcaaggttgacattgatggggagtggttagtacacggatgtgaacttgatagttccgtagtacgctcccggatgactgaaagttgtcTGAAGATATACTCTAATGTTtggttgagcacggtgtggccggctctagaggacacatgaacttggctagtgaagagccaaaagagtttaatagctagtttttgatggtagagtagggacatgttatttagctatgtcagtaagggtaggatgtatgtttcctgatattggaggattgctgtcagttgacagctgagaaatttatgaaatatgaacatgtttattatgatgttggactattatttgtcaaattttattagttaggttagcttttgtttgtggcatgagttgaattgtgggtttggatactaaacctcgtgaattttaacaaattaacaaggtttactaagtgcttgtgcgggggggggggggttgtaacaaactaggctgttgtaagaattattccagaaggttccagaagttcgagtagggacctgacctctcaacaacgcccagtcccctgggaattagcaggtctgagtcacaaatggcgggcatctttgttcatagctgcgtataatgaatcatcctatagtattcagtaatttagagaaaattagcctttattcattttgcattaaaattgtattgtataatagtactggatacaatatcaagagtattctaattattgagtttaagtcaccatcagtgacgtcacgaatcagatctaacttttaaggcggagtgaccggcggtcataggtcagcagggttgacaggtctagtatttctcaaagttcaattaaccattttggggatcgggaacagctctgccgttagaggcttgtgtaatttatttcagtaaaataattcaaccagtctggatcaattcagtacaaacagaggttaattgttataacttaaaccttgctagtaactgggtagaactttgactaggcggaaggatacaatgttcttgtctggggtagaccagacaaggaagagatcagtgtggaaacgggagcagctgggataagaggtcaaacatcttacctctccccaagaccagccaaaacatctagctggtcgcccaaggtatagttgctattgttaattatagaaatagtctcatttgccactcaggtcaagtagggagtgttaaagtgacagggagtgaacctttttagattttgttttagttttcttttaataaattaagttaataatttgcatttttattgtttccatttggttatgtgtatacttgtcctggtcacgtggtccacacgaggcagagttttaTTGGGCgctgattctaacatcgaatcggaattatcattaccgtgtaatttattccacactcaaggtcatcgtatatagtggggatcacgcccctaggttgattaattagcatgatcgatccagacctcgatcattgctctgtagagctggtctggtggtggcagcatagaggcgactctagggttttgctcagagcttaggtcacgtcatactgggtgtagaatcctaagtcggtcaatcgtcttaggaccacgtggcgtggagttggctttggtaaaagttttggagtcccttggtagagaataaaaagtaagaatacgggtagagggcaaagaaagaaggaagtagagagaggaacccgaacccgtgttacaacacaagtgccccacagacacacacacaagtgccccacagacacacacacaagtgccccacagacacacacacaagtgccccacagacacacacacaagtgccccacagacacacacacaagtgccccacagacacacacacaagtgccccacagacacacacacaagtgccccacagacacacacacaagcgccccacagacacgcacacaagtgccccacagatacgcacacaagtgccccacagacacgcacacaagtgccccacagacacacacacaagtgccccacagacacacacacaagtgccccacagacacgcacacaagtgccccacagacacacaaagtgccccacagacacacacacaagtgccccacagacacacacacaagtgccccacagacacacacacaagtgccccacagacacgcacacaagtgccccacagacacacacacaagtgccccacagacacacacacaagtgccccacagacacacacacaagtgccccacagacacacacacaagtgccccacagacacacacacaagcgccccacagacacgcacacaagtgccccacagacacgcacacaagtgccccacagacacgcacagaagtgccccacagacacacacacaagtgccccacagacacacacacaagtgccccacagacacacacacaagcgccccacagacacgcacacaagtgccccacagacacgcacacaagtgccccacagacacgcacacaagtgccccacagacacgcacacaagtgccccacagacacacacacaagtgccccacagacacacacaagtgcccccacagacacacacccacacaacctcTACCATATACGTACATCCCCTCCTATCGACCCGGGGGCTAATCAAGCAAGATCAAAGTTGATTCTCCACCGCCTGTTCTATCAATCAGCTGACTCTCGGAATAGGCGAATCGCCCCAATCAGATTTGGTGTGGCCGCTGGAACACACTCCAGGTCACAGAGGCGAGTGTCAATTGCATTATTATTGGATTATCTGCCTCTCTGCTACCGCACCAAgcgaccatttttttttttttagcattattttgactccCACACAATAGTGTTTTGTGCGATTATTtccattcttcttcttcttctaatATAATATctgatattattgttattattattattattaattatattttcaTGAAGCCTCTCTGtttacaggtcaaacgcctcgtcagcttggtcgacgtcacacCTGTGTTCGTTGATTGGAGGTTACATCCTTcagggggccaggtgtacatggggccaggtgtacatggggccagttgtacatgggggccaggtgtacatggggccaggtgtacatggggggtaGGTGTACATGGGGGGTAGGTGTACATGGgtcaggtgtacatgggggccaggtgtacatggggggtaggtgtacatggggccaggtgtacatggggccaggtgtacatgggggccaggtgtacatgggggcaggtgtacatggggccaggtgtacatggggccaggtgtacatgggggccaggtgtacatggggggtaGGTGTAcatgggccaggtgtacatgggggcaggtgtacatggggccaggtgtacatggggccaggtgtacatgggggcaggtgtacatggggccaggtgtacatggggccaggtgtacatggggccaggtgtacatggggcctAGTGTAaatgggggccaggtgtacatgggggccaggtgtacatggggggtaGGTGTAcatgggccaggtgtacatggggggcaggtgtacatgggggccaggtgtacatgggggccaggtgtacatgggggccaggtgtacatgggggtcaggtgtacatgggggcaggtgtacatgggggcaggtgtacatggggggtaggtgtacatgggggccaggtgtacatggggccaggtgtacatgggggggAGGGTAGGTGTACATGTCTACCACGTTCAACTGCCACAATTGAAGTAATCTAAGTACCTAAGTGTGACGTCGGCCCAACTAACGAGGCGTTTAACCTGTTATTATCTTCAGGTGTAAGAAACTAGGACTATTTGTTTCTGCCACGACTAGCAATCGAACTTGGGCCCTGAGGTCTACACTCCCAAAGCTGTTTCcatccctgttgttgttgttgctgttgagttaggggcgacgacgatcgtgggatcggatgcgccccggcgtacccgtgaagggtgaatcgcaaagccagaaaaggcgaaatgctaagccaaaacgcgaaacgagtgacgccaagcactagaaactaatatgccacacggcaaagctacgcacaaagggagaggcagaagcacataatagaacagggcaaacaaacagccagaagggcacacagcatgtcatagagcaaatacacaggaaatcagagcacatacttgcccgggaacctggcccgcgggaaccttacattgaacgcctcccagagcacccattgccaagggtctcgtccatccaccggggacgccataacatccggaaccggggcaacaaacacctgcaaactggggacccagatggtagtactcatgaggcgagaagtcgccactcgccccccacaggaagggaacttgccccccacgaaagcactctggtccgtcagacagcagtaactctgcaatcttcgaccagtgacccggtggcatcacagacgccggcaacacgtcccccagggccccaacgcgcacccacaccataggggtacccgcggccccaggcaaaccaccagacgacagcagggaacccggacggcgcgcatccttccgtaacgtcaccaccaggccacgcccagcaccagagtccacaccatccctggcagcggaagccaccaccccccactgtggagagtcccccggcggagaaagaaccgaaggcacgtccgagacacaggcaccagcaccggcaggcacatggacctccgccaccacgaaccgcggagacatcgacataTCCGTATCCACAGTGTCAAcacccgaagccccacagtcactgaagtcaccaacgtcggcccaggaagatgacgaacgccgggaacgtttggacacctgccggatatcgtcagagccggtaagtgacccagaaacacgggtaccacgagccgaaggaaccgacgccagaacagcagcagcctctaccacagggggaaccgggccacacactgcaggaggctccgcagtcaccccagcacccagcacatccgggacccgagtcacggacacagggccaggcgcagcatcagaagacgagggagaagacagcgacgtcacacagggagctccaggaaggcccacgggagcagctgggacagcgacaggatcaggcagaccaaccgacggtacctcaatacccgaaggagggacggcaacaaccagaggaacggcaggcgccgccggggcagctgcagcagcaaatgGGACGTGCAcctcctcatcatcatcaccggagactgccgccAGTGGGAGCGGCAGAAAATcctcggaacaagttgacaggagcagcagggacctcgaagcacccggcagcctgatgccccaacaggcaacatcggaaacaggtacgaggctgccgggcataatacacccggatgtagtatcccataagccggacagaagaaggtatatccgaacgcaggcgcatccccaacgtgcaaaTGTTTgttcgcctcccagcataccgccccgagatgAGCGTGTTCAcctgcacgctgacaacagtaccaaaacccccgaagtaacgccagaggaggtcatcagggaactccaggggtgcaccatggacactgacaaaagtcagggcaccactgcagtccgaaatcgccacagagccggcatcgtctggcaacggcaacgtacggcccctgtaccgacggaggaagtcccggtactcctcctccaccacgaacttaataacaacccggtgggccataactagctccacaccgtagatagcttccaccgggatacgaagcatgtcacacatcaccatctcgatggtcgtataaccagccttacaagtgaactcaaggcccacggagttcacacgctgaacaggaggaagatggccccccatgtcagaaccgcCCCGTCAACGCAGcccggcaggcaacaaaactgggagggctgagacgcccacaccacctggcgaccaaaacagcaaacaaccccaacagccacagagggtcggtaaacg
The Procambarus clarkii isolate CNS0578487 chromosome 51, FALCON_Pclarkii_2.0, whole genome shotgun sequence DNA segment above includes these coding regions:
- the LOC138351828 gene encoding salivary glue protein Sgs-3-like, with protein sequence MSMSPRFVVAEVHVPAEYFLEASKKASESTQKPRKALESTQKPSKASESTLKPIKASESTQKPRKALESTQKPSKASESTLKPIKASESTQKPRKASESTQIPSKASESTQKPSKASESTQKPRKASEYS